CATACATCGAACTATTGTGGTGATCATCAAATACATTCGTATTCTTTTATGTGACATTGATTCAATAGAAATGATTAGATATTGTTACAACCTGATTTCCAGCCCGTCTGGGCAAGAGAAGCTATAGTTTTACCCCCCCTGAAAAATGCTCTGGGAGAGCATCTCATGTCTTTAGTAAGTCCACGCCCCACGGTTCCGGTTTTGGAATCGAAACCATTCTGGTTTTCGAGAGAGAGTTCCGGTTTTGGTTTTATGGATCTTGGGAGTGGCGGTCGGGTCTACGCTCGTATATTAATCTATAACAGAAGTACTCAATTTTTTCTGCAGAAAACTTACTCTTGACAGCAGATCATAAAACTGTAAAACTCGCGGATTTTGGTTTAGCAAGAGAAGAAACATTGACAGAAATGATGACAGCCGAGACTGGAACCTATCGCTGGATGGCTCCGGAGGTACTTAATCAATTTTTTTCCATTATGTACGATTTTTGTGGTTAACGTTAGTACTGAAAATTTCTtcgattttttcaaaaatattggtTCCAGCTCTATAGCACAGTCACCTTGAGACGTGGAGAAAAGAAGCATTACAACCATAAGGTGGACGCTTACAGTTTCGCAATTGTACTGTGGGAACTGATACATAATAAGCTACCCTTTGAAGGCATGTCAAATTTACAAGCAGCCTATGCCGCGGCTTTTAAAGTAAAAATCACCTTCTGTCTCTCCGATATACGAATTTTCTTGGACCAAAATAAACCAAACCATGTTCCTAATTTGTTATTTGTCTCTTTTTTCTGATCAGAATGTAAGGCCAAGTGCAAATGATCTACCAGAAGATTTAGCTTTAATAGTGACTTCATGTTGGAAAGATGATCCGAACACTCGGCCCAACTTCACTCAGATAATACACATGCTCCTGCATTATCTATCAACGATTTCACCACCAGAACCCATTTTGCCACAAGTGATTTTCTCTTCCCAGAACATCACCTTCCCGCCAGAGTCTCCAGGCACAAGCTCGTTGATGGCTAAATGTgacgacacgagctacacaccCAAGATACCGATGGAAAACAAGCCAAGAGGGTTCTTCTGTTGTAGCATGTGCTGCTAATCTTCGCCAAACATGGTCGATATTCTTCAGGGAAATTTTCTTGAATGAAGTCGCATCACAACGACGGCGTTCATCTGCGACAAAACGATATATGAGGGGGAGGAAAGATTGAATCCATTGTTGATTATAATCAAAGAATTCATTTGTAATGCAAGTTAATCCAAGGGTCATTGTGCAATGCAATGCAATGCACATTTTACAGTCAAATCAGTTATCCCATCACCAAATCTCCTTTCTGTATGCTAACTGGTAAGGGAATCCAAGACACACTAGATTTTAAttcttaatatttatttaatataaaaaatcaaatattaaatCATGTTCTTCCAGTTGGTGGGAATCCTATGTAAAGGAGTAAATTTTTAGAAAAGAATTTATCGTAAAAGATCTAaataataaacatttaaaaatattggaCAACTCTAAAAAGAATTAAAAACACTCTTATAAGTTGTAAATATATCCTTCACATAATTAACTATTTATATCatttcataatatatatatatatatatatatatatatatatatatatatatatatatatatatatatattcatatcatatatatatttataataaaaaattaatgttccttatttgacaaaaagttgtgtgagacggtctcacgggtcgtattttgtaagacggatctcttatttgattatccataaaaaaatattatttttatactaaGGCACCGTTTGGTAACATGTATAAGTGGTTGATTTGTGTTGAATTCGGATTTAGTACCATGATTGGTTCGAGTACACGGTCTTTATGCTTGTGTATGGACCCGTTACAAAGTACTGTACGACAGCTATTACTAATACCATCTGCAGGCCAAGACATGTTATGCCATCTGTACAGTTCCATGTACTACACCAACACATTTTACCAAAATAGCCTCGAAGACCTACCATTTATTATAACATTGACCAACCaatctcatttttcttcttcccgAAGCCGTCAATGGGAGCGCTGCATCCATGAAATTCCTGTGAAGAAAAAAATTGGAAGCCATCTACTACCTTCTTACAAAGGGTTAGATATTTTCGTATCCATCAATTTAACATAAGATCTGGTTAATTTGTTTGCGTTTTCTCCGAGACGAAGGAGAAAGAACCTACCTTTTTCACTTCTCTGTTTGTTTGTTGGTTTCGGTACATTTTCGTAGTACTTAGTTCCTTTTTTCTTactatttttcttgttttacATCTTCAATACTTGTTGTGATATACCTTGTTATTTGTTGTTCTGTTTTTTTAGTAGAGCACGTTAAATGGTTAGAACTTGTGGCATAAATCTATCTGTCATGGCTGAAGTAAACCGAGACATCGCAACATTTCTAGCGGTACACCAACATTTGAGCAGGTCCTTCATCTTCTTATTGCTGTTAACACGTTTTTTTACGAAGTTCGTATCACGTTCGCCTCGTAGATACCGTAGAAGAGACCCTTCTTACAATATTACAGGAAGAATACCTGGTCAGATAAACCATCTACATAGGATTATTGAATTAGGAGATGTGCagtgtgtttcgaatttgagaaTGGATCGTAATGCATTTGCACGTCTTTGTTATTTGGTAAAAAATGTGAGTGGCGTAGTGGATTCTAGAtatgttcgtattgaggagaaGGTGGCAATGTTTTTATCTATTTTAGCACATCACAAGAAAGTTAGAGAAATTGGTCATGATTATGTACGAAGTGGTCAAACAGTGAGCTGTCATTTCCACGAAGTACTACGTACGATTCTCAAACTACACCCCATACTACTTATCAAACCAATTCCAGTGGATGAGAATTGCTCCAACAATACGTGGAAATGGTTCAAGGTAAGTGTATTTATTCATTATATAGACGTCATGCATTTAAATTCAACATCTGAAGCATAGCAACCACAAATGTTTTTGCGACTAATTTGAAGTGTACGAACGACATACACAATTGGGTTGTTTGGGTGCATTGGATGGAACGTATATAAGTGTCCAAGTATCAAATGTAGACAAAGCGAAATACAGGAATAGAAAAGGAACAACATCAATAAATGTTTTGGGGATATGCAATCGTGACATGCAGTTTATTTACGCACTAACCGGATGGGAAGGATCAGCGGCAGACGCTCGTGTTCTACGTGATGCAGTTAATCGCCAAGATGGGCTAAAGATTCCAAGAGGTTTGTACTTAACTGT
This Primulina eburnea isolate SZY01 chromosome 2, ASM2296580v1, whole genome shotgun sequence DNA region includes the following protein-coding sequences:
- the LOC140823490 gene encoding serine/threonine-protein kinase STY13-like — protein: MGSGNGFYSGAEFCLDSKWLIDPKLLLVGPKIGEGAHAKVYEGKYKNQNVAIKIAHRGETPEEIAKRDARFGREVKMLSRVQHKNLVKFIGACKEPVMVIVTELLLGGTLRKYLLNMRPSCLDMRVSVGFALDIARAMECLHSHGIIHRDLKPENLLLTADHKTVKLADFGLAREETLTEMMTAETGTYRWMAPELYSTVTLRRGEKKHYNHKVDAYSFAIVLWELIHNKLPFEGMSNLQAAYAAAFKNVRPSANDLPEDLALIVTSCWKDDPNTRPNFTQIIHMLLHYLSTISPPEPILPQVIFSSQNITFPPESPGTSSLMAKCDDTSYTPKIPMENKPRGFFCCSMCC